Proteins encoded within one genomic window of Limnothrix sp. FACHB-406:
- a CDS encoding DUF4327 family protein, with protein sequence MLQTKLRYSIDEIRDEARHLVETGNVDRHQPLYVLCQFIPPREWTCVEFELERCDYLLRDCVGDLLSHEEWTND encoded by the coding sequence ATGCTGCAAACGAAACTGCGTTACTCGATCGACGAGATCCGAGACGAAGCCCGCCATCTCGTGGAAACGGGAAACGTGGATCGTCATCAGCCCCTCTATGTCCTCTGCCAATTTATTCCGCCTCGGGAATGGACTTGTGTAGAGTTTGAGCTAGAGCGGTGTGACTATCTACTCCGGGACTGCGTGGGAGACCTGCTCAGTCACGAAGAATGGACTAACGATTAA
- a CDS encoding STAS domain-containing protein, which produces MEQKTHTTKDGTTVIVLTPEGRLDITTAWQFRLKLQECISKLSPHIVVNLSKVNFIDSSGLTSLVAGMRDADKEKGSFRLCQVHPEAKLVFEVTMMDSVFEIFDSEDQALEGTPRTIAS; this is translated from the coding sequence ATGGAGCAGAAGACCCACACGACCAAAGATGGCACGACGGTAATTGTTCTCACCCCTGAAGGACGGCTGGACATTACGACAGCCTGGCAATTTCGCCTCAAACTGCAAGAATGTATTTCTAAGCTGAGTCCTCATATCGTCGTGAATCTCAGCAAGGTCAACTTCATTGACAGTTCTGGACTCACCTCGCTCGTTGCCGGGATGCGGGATGCCGATAAGGAAAAAGGCAGTTTTCGCCTCTGTCAGGTACACCCCGAAGCCAAGCTGGTTTTCGAGGTCACCATGATGGATTCCGTATTTGAAATTTTTGATAGTGAAGACCAAGCCCTTGAGGGCACTCCTCGCACGATCGCTAGCTAG
- the hemF gene encoding oxygen-dependent coproporphyrinogen oxidase, with the protein MTAFATPAKSSITHPEANGQAQPMVAGAPPADSRERVGQWMRQIQDEICQGLTAADGAGQFREDAWERPEGGGGRSRVITNGGVFEQGGVNFSEVWGTQLPPSILTQRPEAAGHGFYATGTSMVLHPKSPYIPTVHLNYRYFEAGPVWWFGGGIDLTPYYPFVEDVVHFHQTLKDACDRHNSHYYDTFKLWCDEYFFLKHRNETRGVGGIFFDYQDGTNELYRGPDAQGPAAQHSKQVGVPAQRNWEELFGFVQDCGRAFLPAYVPIVERRQSQEYGDRERNFQLYRRGRYVEFNLVYDRGTIFGLQTNGRTESILMSLPPLVRWEYGYQPDPNTREASLYEIFLKPQDWLNAPPQVPGLA; encoded by the coding sequence ATGACCGCATTCGCAACCCCCGCCAAGTCATCGATCACCCATCCCGAGGCCAACGGCCAGGCCCAACCCATGGTTGCGGGCGCACCGCCAGCCGACTCCCGTGAACGGGTTGGCCAATGGATGCGCCAAATTCAAGATGAAATTTGCCAGGGACTGACGGCCGCCGATGGGGCGGGTCAGTTCCGTGAAGATGCCTGGGAGCGGCCCGAAGGGGGCGGCGGGCGATCGCGCGTCATCACCAACGGCGGCGTATTTGAGCAAGGCGGAGTCAACTTCTCGGAAGTGTGGGGAACCCAATTGCCCCCTTCGATTCTGACCCAGCGCCCGGAAGCAGCCGGCCATGGCTTTTACGCCACCGGTACTTCCATGGTGCTGCACCCCAAAAGTCCCTACATCCCCACGGTTCACCTCAACTACCGCTACTTTGAAGCGGGCCCCGTGTGGTGGTTTGGAGGCGGCATTGACCTCACCCCCTACTACCCCTTTGTGGAAGATGTGGTGCATTTTCACCAAACCCTGAAGGATGCGTGCGATCGCCACAATTCGCACTACTACGACACCTTCAAGCTCTGGTGCGATGAATATTTCTTCCTGAAGCACCGCAATGAAACCCGTGGGGTTGGCGGCATCTTCTTCGATTACCAAGACGGCACCAACGAACTCTATCGCGGCCCCGATGCCCAGGGCCCCGCCGCCCAACACAGCAAGCAAGTGGGCGTGCCGGCTCAGCGCAATTGGGAGGAGTTGTTCGGCTTCGTGCAAGATTGCGGCCGAGCGTTCCTACCGGCCTACGTGCCGATCGTTGAGCGTCGTCAGTCCCAGGAATATGGCGATCGGGAGCGAAATTTCCAGCTTTATCGTCGGGGACGGTACGTTGAGTTTAACTTGGTGTACGATCGCGGCACGATCTTCGGGCTGCAAACCAACGGTCGCACAGAGTCAATTTTGATGTCCTTGCCGCCACTCGTGCGTTGGGAATATGGCTACCAGCCCGACCCCAACACGCGGGAAGCGAGTCTCTATGAGATCTTCCTGAAGCCACAGGATTGGCTCAATGCACCCCCTCAAGTGCCTGGACTCGCCTAG
- a CDS encoding Mrp/NBP35 family ATP-binding protein translates to MTATALSPEAVLEILRPVEDPELRKSLVELNMIRNVSIDGGAVRFTLVLTTPACPLREFIVDDCKRAVKTLPGVESVDVEVTAETPQQKSLPDRAGISGVKNILAVSSGKGGVGKSTVAVNIAVSLAQSGAKVGLIDADIYGPNVPTMLGLTQAEVMVRPGQGQGQDILEPAENHGVKMVSMGFLIDPDQPVIWRGPMLNGIIRQFLYQVDWGELDYLIVDMPPGTGDAQLTMAQAVPMAGAVIVTTPQTVSLIDARRGLKMFQQLSVPVLGIVENMSYFIPPDLPDRQYDLFGSGGGKKTAEELAVPLLGCVPLEMPVREGGDRGVPIVVSAPDSASAQALKAIAQAVAARVSVMALS, encoded by the coding sequence ATGACTGCTACCGCCCTCAGTCCCGAAGCCGTGCTTGAGATTTTGCGCCCCGTGGAAGATCCGGAACTGCGCAAAAGCCTCGTTGAGTTGAACATGATCCGCAACGTCAGCATCGATGGCGGCGCTGTGCGGTTCACCCTGGTGCTGACAACCCCCGCTTGCCCCTTGCGGGAATTTATTGTGGATGACTGCAAGCGGGCGGTGAAAACCCTGCCCGGCGTGGAGTCGGTGGATGTGGAAGTGACGGCTGAAACGCCGCAACAAAAATCCTTGCCCGATCGCGCGGGGATTTCCGGCGTGAAAAATATCCTGGCCGTGTCCAGCGGCAAGGGTGGCGTGGGCAAAAGCACCGTAGCCGTGAATATTGCCGTTTCCCTGGCCCAGTCGGGGGCCAAAGTGGGGCTAATTGATGCTGATATTTATGGGCCCAACGTGCCAACCATGCTGGGTTTAACCCAGGCGGAGGTGATGGTGCGGCCAGGGCAGGGGCAAGGACAAGACATCTTGGAACCGGCGGAAAACCACGGCGTGAAGATGGTGTCCATGGGCTTCTTGATTGACCCCGATCAACCGGTAATTTGGCGGGGGCCGATGCTGAACGGCATCATTCGCCAATTCCTGTACCAAGTGGACTGGGGCGAGTTGGACTACTTAATTGTGGATATGCCGCCTGGAACGGGGGATGCCCAGTTGACCATGGCCCAAGCTGTGCCCATGGCGGGGGCGGTGATTGTGACCACGCCCCAAACGGTGTCGCTGATTGATGCGCGGCGCGGGCTGAAGATGTTTCAGCAGCTCAGTGTGCCGGTGTTGGGGATCGTGGAAAATATGAGCTACTTCATTCCGCCGGATCTGCCCGATCGCCAATACGACCTATTTGGTTCGGGTGGAGGCAAAAAGACAGCGGAAGAATTAGCAGTGCCGCTGCTGGGCTGTGTGCCCTTGGAAATGCCTGTGCGGGAAGGGGGCGATCGGGGTGTGCCCATTGTGGTGTCGGCTCCGGATTCGGCCTCAGCCCAGGCCCTGAAGGCGATCGCCCAGGCCGTGGCGGCACGGGTTTCGGTAATGGCCCTGAGCTAG
- the rodA gene encoding rod shape-determining protein RodA translates to MASSMLRSSRWNLKSLIQPWADIDWVLLLAVTVMTVIGGISIRSVELSSGGTNWIQHLVMGAIGLIIALWLARSRYEEVERWRWWIYGGINLLLIAVMLFGTTALGAERWLTIGNFNIQPSEFAKVGLIITLASAINQESISTLPRLFQVLAVTAVPAALVFLQPSLGSTLVLGSICMSMLYWGNANPGWLALLVSPVISAVLFNVYLPAWLAWVALMGFAAWKSLPWRIYGSLGAIVVNLTSGGLGKIFWDFLKPYQKARITMFLNPDQDPMGGGYHLIQSRIAIGAGELWGQGLFKGTQTQLNFIPEQDTDFIFAAVGEELGFIGSIVVLALFWIICLRLVSIAQSAKDNFGSAIAIGVLGMLIFQITVNIGMTIGLAPITGIPLPWLSYGRSAMLTNFVAIGLVLSVANHRQRLRF, encoded by the coding sequence ATGGCTTCTTCCATGTTGCGCTCCAGTCGCTGGAATCTCAAATCGCTGATTCAACCCTGGGCTGATATTGACTGGGTGTTGCTGCTGGCGGTCACGGTGATGACCGTCATTGGTGGCATCAGCATCCGCAGCGTCGAACTCAGCTCCGGGGGCACGAACTGGATTCAACACCTGGTGATGGGCGCCATTGGTTTAATCATTGCCCTCTGGCTGGCCCGATCGCGCTATGAGGAAGTGGAGCGTTGGCGCTGGTGGATCTATGGCGGCATTAACCTGCTGTTGATTGCGGTGATGCTGTTTGGGACAACGGCCTTGGGGGCAGAACGTTGGCTGACGATCGGGAACTTTAATATTCAGCCTTCGGAGTTTGCCAAGGTGGGGCTAATCATCACCCTGGCCAGCGCCATCAACCAAGAAAGCATTTCCACCCTGCCGCGCTTGTTTCAGGTGCTAGCGGTGACGGCCGTGCCCGCCGCCCTGGTGTTCTTGCAGCCCAGCTTGGGATCAACGTTGGTGCTGGGGTCGATTTGCATGAGCATGTTGTATTGGGGCAATGCCAATCCCGGTTGGCTGGCGCTGCTGGTGTCGCCGGTCATTTCCGCCGTGTTGTTTAACGTTTACTTGCCCGCTTGGTTGGCTTGGGTGGCCCTGATGGGTTTTGCGGCTTGGAAAAGTCTGCCCTGGCGCATCTATGGCAGCTTGGGAGCGATCGTGGTGAACCTGACTTCCGGGGGGTTGGGCAAAATCTTTTGGGACTTTTTGAAGCCATACCAAAAGGCCCGGATCACCATGTTTCTCAACCCAGATCAGGATCCGATGGGTGGGGGCTATCACTTGATCCAGTCGCGGATCGCGATCGGGGCGGGGGAGCTTTGGGGCCAGGGGTTGTTCAAAGGAACCCAAACCCAGTTGAACTTCATTCCCGAGCAGGACACAGACTTTATCTTTGCGGCGGTGGGCGAAGAGCTGGGTTTTATTGGCTCGATCGTGGTGCTGGCCCTGTTTTGGATTATTTGCTTGCGGTTGGTGTCGATCGCCCAATCCGCGAAAGATAACTTTGGCTCGGCGATCGCGATTGGCGTGTTGGGAATGTTGATTTTCCAAATTACGGTCAACATTGGGATGACGATCGGCCTGGCTCCCATCACGGGGATTCCCTTGCCCTGGTTGAGTTATGGGCGATCGGCAATGCTCACCAATTTTGTGGCGATCGGGCTGGTGCTGTCGGTGGCCAACCATCGCCAGCGGTTGCGATTCTAG
- a CDS encoding sterol desaturase family protein: MQKLLNFAPGIEFYIKVAIACTLIQQVFFYFLGNSQISFINQVFLYWAVGSISFYGVGLLIEKNIKSNDSLAKKLTARVVKVKKQTFPAFTVKGIVLGELRSLAAAFVILYLAPEVHRGNSLLLNIAWFLARIIVADLCFYIAHWLLHRQAFVKIHLKHHEFRDSSSFVAGYKSFPEYLITTLTDLLPIFIFGYDITQVCAWVIVGNIYNLEGHSSLSIFFISSDFHDLHHTCFNGNYGIQDFWDRVFNTLRPTKKQLRPIFPANYLASSDHH; encoded by the coding sequence ATGCAAAAACTTCTTAACTTTGCTCCTGGCATTGAGTTCTATATCAAAGTGGCAATTGCCTGTACGCTCATTCAACAAGTATTCTTCTACTTTCTGGGAAATTCTCAGATTTCATTTATTAATCAAGTTTTTCTCTATTGGGCAGTTGGCTCTATTTCATTTTATGGCGTTGGTTTGCTGATTGAAAAAAATATTAAAAGCAATGATTCTCTGGCGAAAAAACTAACCGCAAGAGTGGTCAAAGTCAAAAAACAGACATTTCCTGCTTTTACAGTCAAGGGAATTGTTTTGGGTGAACTTAGGTCTTTGGCAGCAGCATTTGTAATTCTATACTTGGCTCCGGAGGTTCACAGAGGAAATAGCTTACTCCTTAATATCGCATGGTTTTTGGCAAGAATTATTGTTGCAGATCTTTGCTTTTATATTGCACACTGGCTGCTTCATAGACAAGCTTTTGTAAAAATTCACCTTAAACATCATGAATTTCGTGACTCTTCCAGCTTCGTGGCTGGATATAAGAGTTTTCCTGAATACCTGATTACGACCCTTACGGATCTTTTGCCTATTTTTATATTTGGGTATGATATTACTCAAGTCTGTGCATGGGTCATCGTCGGCAATATCTACAATTTAGAAGGACATAGCTCATTATCAATTTTCTTTATTTCATCAGATTTCCATGATCTCCACCACACCTGTTTTAATGGGAATTACGGTATTCAAGATTTTTGGGATCGTGTATTCAATACATTAAGACCGACAAAAAAACAGCTACGGCCCATTTTTCCAGCAAATTATCTGGCATCTAGCGATCACCACTAA
- a CDS encoding riboflavin synthase — MFTGLVQGLGTLERLGNDRVVITCEPEAIGAIVPGLELGDSVAVNGVCLTVETLLPDGFVAAVSPETIDRTTLGQVQRVNLEPSLRVGSKIGGHFVTGHVDGPGWFESAIATATSWELSFQASDRVARYIVQKGSIAIDGISLTIADCSDDGRWFKVAAIPHTYAHTTLQDLQPGAAVNLEGDVLGKYVEKLLRSGAGPLNGGAGESYAITPDFLAEHGYL, encoded by the coding sequence GTGTTTACAGGATTGGTGCAAGGACTGGGAACCCTGGAACGACTGGGGAACGATCGGGTGGTGATTACCTGCGAACCCGAGGCGATCGGGGCGATTGTCCCCGGTTTGGAACTGGGTGATAGCGTGGCGGTGAATGGGGTGTGCTTGACGGTGGAAACCCTGTTGCCCGATGGGTTTGTGGCGGCTGTGTCCCCGGAAACCATCGATCGCACCACCCTGGGGCAAGTGCAGCGCGTGAACTTGGAACCTTCGTTGCGGGTGGGCAGCAAAATTGGCGGCCACTTCGTGACGGGGCATGTGGACGGGCCCGGCTGGTTTGAATCGGCGATCGCCACGGCCACCTCCTGGGAACTGAGTTTTCAGGCGAGCGATCGGGTCGCACGCTACATCGTTCAAAAGGGCAGCATCGCGATCGATGGCATCAGCCTGACGATCGCCGATTGTTCGGACGATGGCCGCTGGTTCAAGGTGGCCGCCATTCCCCACACCTACGCCCACACCACCTTGCAGGACTTGCAGCCCGGGGCCGCCGTCAACCTGGAAGGGGACGTGTTGGGGAAATATGTTGAAAAACTCCTGCGATCGGGAGCGGGCCCCCTGAACGGCGGCGCGGGGGAGAGCTATGCCATCACCCCCGACTTTTTAGCGGAGCATGGCTATCTTTAG
- a CDS encoding GUN4 domain-containing protein, which yields MSDSPASAVIDPSTALDSLATALNSGNLKKQLAALPALAALDDGVALLIDFAKDRSPQPLAIDTIDPLLGRIGQLLNRADLPQARNFLEGYYPDGVVELPGECTVDYQPIQTALLEEDFDQADRITIQKLCELAGPEAVKRKWLYFTEVDRFPALDLQVIDGLWRTYSEGKFGFSIQREIWLGVGQDWEKFWPKINWKQGNHWTRWPGEFTWSLAAPRGHLPTTNQLRGVRVMNALMRHPAWS from the coding sequence ATGAGCGATTCCCCTGCGTCCGCCGTCATTGATCCGTCTACCGCCCTCGACTCCCTGGCCACCGCGCTCAACAGCGGCAACCTGAAAAAGCAATTGGCTGCCCTTCCGGCGTTAGCGGCCCTGGATGATGGCGTGGCCTTGCTGATCGACTTTGCCAAGGATCGATCGCCCCAGCCCTTGGCCATTGACACGATCGATCCGCTGCTGGGTCGCATCGGCCAACTGTTGAACCGGGCCGACTTGCCCCAGGCTCGCAACTTCCTTGAAGGCTACTATCCCGATGGGGTGGTGGAGTTGCCCGGGGAATGCACCGTGGACTACCAACCCATTCAAACGGCGTTGCTTGAGGAAGATTTTGATCAGGCCGATCGAATCACCATCCAAAAACTGTGCGAGCTGGCGGGCCCCGAAGCCGTCAAACGCAAATGGCTGTATTTCACCGAGGTCGATCGCTTCCCCGCCCTTGATCTGCAAGTGATTGATGGCCTGTGGCGCACCTATTCCGAAGGGAAATTTGGCTTTTCGATTCAGCGCGAAATTTGGTTGGGTGTGGGGCAAGATTGGGAAAAATTCTGGCCCAAAATTAACTGGAAACAGGGTAACCACTGGACGCGCTGGCCCGGTGAATTTACCTGGAGTTTGGCAGCGCCCCGAGGCCATTTGCCCACCACCAATCAACTGCGGGGCGTGCGGGTGATGAATGCCCTGATGCGCCATCCGGCTTGGTCTTAG